A single window of Gossypium arboreum isolate Shixiya-1 chromosome 13, ASM2569848v2, whole genome shotgun sequence DNA harbors:
- the LOC108454682 gene encoding mitochondrial import receptor subunit TOM7-1 has protein sequence MASRVSLKTKGKGGKGSKGSDDKSTTQCLKEWSTWAMKKAKVVTHYGFIPLVIIIGMNSEPKPQLYQLLSPV, from the coding sequence ATGGCATCTAGAGTTTCATTAAAGACTAAAGGCAAAGGAGGGAAGGGGTCTAAGGGCTCGGATGATAAATCAACTACGCAGTGCTTGAAAGAGTGGAGCACATGGGCTATGAAGAAAGCCAAAGTGGTAACGCACTATGGCTTCATTCCTCTGGTGATCATTATCGGCATGAACTCTGAACCCAAGCCCCAACTTTATCAATTGCTAAGCCCTGTCTGA